A segment of the Bacillus pseudomycoides genome:
TAGTAAGCTAACAAGCTCGTCTGCTACATTTTCATGTACAAGCACGCGCTTGATTGCTGTACAACGTTGACCAGAGTATGAGAATGCACCGCTTACGATATGTTTTGCTGCTTCCTCTAGGTCAGCATCTTCACGTACGATACCAGGGTCTTTTCCGCCAAGTTCTAATACAAGTGGAATCATAGCAGCTTTTTTCGCTAAGTGAGCACCTGTGTTTGTACCACCTGTGAACGATACCATATTTACGCCAGGATGTTCTACTAAGTAGTCACCGATAACAGAACCGCGTCCAGTTGCTACGTTTACAAGTCCTTTTGGAAGACCTGCTTTATGAAGTGCTTCAACCATTTTAATACCGCTAATTGCGCCTTGTGTTGCTGGCTTAAAGATAACAGCGTTACCCATAATAAGAGCTGGTGCAAGTTTTGCAGCAGATAAGTTTACAGGATAGTTAAATGGTGCGATTGCTAAAATTACCCCGCGTGGTGCACGTTGAACGATTGCAAGTTTAGATTTAGATCCGCCAGGGAAGCTATCACCCATCATGCTTTCGCCATGCATATGTAATGCTTCGTCTACAGTATAACGAATTAAATCAGCTGTACGAACAACTTCTTTTTTCGCATCTTTATAACCTTTACCGACTTCTTTCATTACGATATCGGCAATTTCATCTTGCATATTTACGAGCTCATCAGCCCATTTATATAAATATTTTGCACGATCTTGAAGAGACGCTTCAGCCCATTCTTTTTGAGCTTCTTTTGCTGAAGCAATTGCTTCGTCAACTTCCCCGCGAGTAATCGCTTGTACTTGTCCAATTACTTCGTGTAAGTATGGTGATGGAATATCAATTGTTTGTCCTGAAGAGCTTTCTCTCCATTCACCGTTTAAATAAAATTTGTACGTATTGCTAGTTATCGTTGTCATGATTTGTCCTCCTAAAATAGCAACTTGTAAGAGTGAGTATATGGTGATTGTAGGGGGTTTGAGAATATTTTTCAAACAAAATGTTTATGGAAACGATTTCTTATGTGATTTTTATTTTGTATGCCCTTTCTTAAAGAGGTTTACCTTATTTGTAAGTGAAATATAGGATTATTCATAATAATATCGATAGATCATTTTTGGGGTATCGAAGTGGTATTGTACATCTTTTATTTTTTGTGATAAAGGATTGTTTTGTAATATAATGAAAAAAACAATTGACAGAAAAGTTAATAAAGTTATAAAATTAAAAATGGAAAATAAATGAAGGGGGTGCGCGTAATGATTGTAATGGTAAATATGACTGGCTTAGCTGTATTACATGGTGGAAAATATTCATATCATTACGCAACCCGTACGGAAAGATAGTGCTTTTTTGTCTTTAAAAAAGCGTACGTTGCGTATTTCGTAACGTACGCTTTTATGCGTTTTTCTCGCATATCGTCAAGCGGCGGTATGCGTTTTTTTGTCTTTATTTTTGGTTGTATCCATACTTTGTATGGTTTCGATAAAGAACAATATGGAAGGTGAGATGTAATGATGAAACAGTACAATTCACGCAATGTAAAAGTGGGGCCTTTTGACAGTGGATAACAGAAATAGACTGAAACAAGATTGAGAAGGGAGAGATTTCATTGTTTTCAGTATTACAAAAGTTAACATGGTTTTTTAAAGAACATTGGAAGAGGTATAGTATCGCGATTGGAGCGCTTTTAATTGTAAATGTAGTAGAGGTAATTCCTCCGAAAGTAATTGGGTTAACAATTGATCATATAAAAGTAGGTTCTTTAACAAACGAAGTGATTATACAGTATGTTTGGATCTTATTTGGAGCGACAGTTGGTGGGTATGTACTCACCTACGTATGGCAACATCAATTGTTTGGTGGAGCATTCGTGCTTGAAAAAACGATGCGTTCAAAATTTATGGGACACTTGCTCAAAATGACACCGACCTTTTATCATAAAAATCGTACTGGTGATTTAATGGCGAGAGCGACAAATGATTTAAAGGCGATTGCTATGACGGCAGGGTTTGGTATATTGACATTAGTGGATTCTAGTTTATATATGCTTACAATCGTTTTTATGATGGGGTTTTCAATCAGTTGGCAGCTTACAATTGCGGCACTTCTTCCGTTGCCGATTATGGCATATGCAATGAATGTATATGGGAAGAAGTTACATGAACGCTTTACCATTGCGCAAGATGCATTTGGAGATATGAACGATAAAGTGCTGGAATCAATTGCGGGCGTACGTGTTATTCGTGCATATGTACAGGAAAAAGCGGATGAAGAAAGGTTCCATCAATTAGGAACAGATGTATATGAAAAAAATATGAAAGTAGCAAGAATTGATGCGTTGTTTCAACCAACTGTGAAGATGCTAGTTGGTCTTAGCTATTTAATTGGTCTTGTATATGGGGCGTTTTTAGTTTTCCAATCAAAGGTGACGCTTGGGGAACTGGTTTCCTTTAACGTTTACCTTGGGATGATGATTTGGCCGATGTTTGCGATTGGTGAATTAATCAATGTCATGCAGCGGGGAAATGCTTCGCTCGACCGTGTTAATGAAACGTTATCATATGAGCCTGACGTGAAGAACGTGAAAAAGCCGATGCGTGTACACGAACCAGAGTATATCGACTTTGATAAAGTTTCCTTTTCGTATCCGGCTTCATCTGATATGCATTTAAAAAATATTTCTTTTTCATTAAAACAAGGAGAAACGCTTGGCGTTGTTGGGAAAACAGGGAGTGGTAAAACGACGCTTGTTCGCCAACTTCTTCGCCAGTATCCACTTGGAGAAGGGGATATTACAGTGTCGAACGTTACGCTTGGTGAAATTTCAACTGAAAGCGTGCGAGGCTGGATTGGGTATGTACCGCAGGAGCATATTCTATTTTCAAAAACAGCACGTGAAAATATTTTATTTGGAAACAGGGAAGCAAATCAGGAAGAACTTGAAAAGGCTATTGAAATTGCAGCATTCAAAAAAGATTTGGAGTTTCTTCCTGAAGGGTTAGAGACGCTTGTTGGAGAGAAAGGCGTTTCTTTATCCG
Coding sequences within it:
- a CDS encoding ABC transporter transmembrane domain-containing protein; translated protein: MFSVLQKLTWFFKEHWKRYSIAIGALLIVNVVEVIPPKVIGLTIDHIKVGSLTNEVIIQYVWILFGATVGGYVLTYVWQHQLFGGAFVLEKTMRSKFMGHLLKMTPTFYHKNRTGDLMARATNDLKAIAMTAGFGILTLVDSSLYMLTIVFMMGFSISWQLTIAALLPLPIMAYAMNVYGKKLHERFTIAQDAFGDMNDKVLESIAGVRVIRAYVQEKADEERFHQLGTDVYEKNMKVARIDALFQPTVKMLVGLSYLIGLVYGAFLVFQSKVTLGELVSFNVYLGMMIWPMFAIGELINVMQRGNASLDRVNETLSYEPDVKNVKKPMRVHEPEYIDFDKVSFSYPASSDMHLKNISFSLKQGETLGVVGKTGSGKTTLVRQLLRQYPLGEGDITVSNVTLGEISTESVRGWIGYVPQEHILFSKTARENILFGNREANQEELEKAIEIAAFKKDLEFLPEGLETLVGEKGVSLSGGQKQRISIARAVIQNPEILILDDSLSAVDARTEAAIIENIRRERSGKTTIITTHRLSAVQHADWILVMDNGEIIEEGTHARLVSNDGWYREQFERQQGEEVEGEVKI
- a CDS encoding NADP-dependent glyceraldehyde-3-phosphate dehydrogenase, with protein sequence MTTITSNTYKFYLNGEWRESSSGQTIDIPSPYLHEVIGQVQAITRGEVDEAIASAKEAQKEWAEASLQDRAKYLYKWADELVNMQDEIADIVMKEVGKGYKDAKKEVVRTADLIRYTVDEALHMHGESMMGDSFPGGSKSKLAIVQRAPRGVILAIAPFNYPVNLSAAKLAPALIMGNAVIFKPATQGAISGIKMVEALHKAGLPKGLVNVATGRGSVIGDYLVEHPGVNMVSFTGGTNTGAHLAKKAAMIPLVLELGGKDPGIVREDADLEEAAKHIVSGAFSYSGQRCTAIKRVLVHENVADELVSLLKDQVAELTVGSPEQDSTIVPLIDDKSADFVQGLVDDAVEKGATIVIGNKRERNLIYPTLIDNVTEDMKVAWEEPFGPILPIIRVSSDEQAIEIANKSDFGLQASVFTKDINKAFAIANKIDTGSVQINGRTERGPDHFPFIGVKGSGMGAQGIRKSLESMTREKVTVLNLM